DNA sequence from the Scophthalmus maximus strain ysfricsl-2021 chromosome 1, ASM2237912v1, whole genome shotgun sequence genome:
TCTGAATGGAGTTTGGCTGGAATCCATTTTCAGACAAACTTACATTCTGTGATGTGTGAACTCCGACCTTTGGGGAAAAAGAGTCAGTTTTGAGTCAAGTTTTAGTTCCTGTgattggatttaaaaatgtcttaaacCCAGCATGATTATTTAATGCTGTCCACTAATAATTAGTGTTATTGTAAATGGAGTTTGGTTGCAAATAGATTCAGCCCAACTCCATGCTGTTAATTCAAACCTTTGACCACTGTGGCCTACGTTGAAATATCCATCTACAGTAAACCAGTGTGCACGTCACCAGGACTCACCCCCGTGCTTCCTCCCCCCAgcctcccctctgcccctctcctccctgcgtctcctcgtccctcctgtCCGCCTGCTGGCAGCGGCCATGTGGCAGGTTGCTCGGCAGCAGAGCGTGAAGCACTACGGGATGCTGGAGGACTTTGTCTCCGTGGTGACCGAGGCGGTCCCGCAGCTGCTGACGGACAGGCAGAggagtctgctgctgctggctctgaGGGCAAAggtctgttgtgtgtcatcgTCACTTATTTAACGTTTGCTCTCTTGTCAACATCTGGATAATTCACCACGACCAGGAGAAACTGACCAAACAAGATGTTAAACTTCCTGttgtcctgctgcaggtgaCCCTCTGTGACCCCGAGGAGGTCTTCAATCACCTGGACAGGACCCGCCTTGTCTCCGCAGCAACAGTGAGCGAGGTCGTCcagatgtttactgatgttttagTGTGTTTTCTTCCCGTGAACTGACCGTGTTCGTGTCCGTCACAAGTGACTCACACAAAGTTATTTCAGCCATCTGTCACATCATGTGAGCAGACTGCAATGGATTGTGGGATATGTAGGACTGAAGTGTTCTGTCTCTCAGCAGCCGGACGAGGAGGCGGACGAGTGGCGTTCAGCTCTGCTCACTCTGACTGACAAAGTAACGAAGAGCCCGGCGGACAGACGGCGCCTCCTGCAGGTCAGTGCAGCGTTATACAGGTTTGATTTTTTCAGtgctgatgaaataaaaacagtggcTCATCTCTCTGcttcacctgctgcaggaggTGTTTAACCAGAGGTTTGACTCCGCCCTCCAGTCCCTCGTGTCCGACTTCCTGTCCAGGATCGAGCAGCTGTTCCCTGTGCCTGACTTCAAACAGGTgatttacctaaaatgtaatattaaaagTACAAATGTGACGACAAGTGTCGATATTGAGTCGATGCAAACGCAGACTGAgcttgaaaacacaaattaaaatgattaatttttatttaaacctaCAGAATAAATTTGtgaatgacaaaaacagaactgagacaaataaacatgtttataaaATCTGAGAGAAGATTCATGTgtgtatatgaaaatgtgtaACACATTAAAAATCTGATTAACAGGTAACATTGTGTCTGTCTCAGGCTGCGTCCTGGCTCGATGCTGCCCCCGATGGTCTGGAGGACTGTCTGAAGGAAGCGGACTGCGAGGATTTGAGGGAgctgctgaccaatcagagctgcTCACTGGGCCGAGCGACCACCACAGGTACGACCTAACCCCCTCTTCAGGTCATGTGATTTTGAACCGACTTTAtcgttgttgttattttctctcAGTGGGTCATGACACTGAGAAGATCCTCCTCTCCGCCTGGTCCCACCCCCTTTTCACCGAACTTACCAATCCTGAGCCGCCCCCCATCGACACTCGGGTCCAGTCGGACGCCCTCCCTGGTGCGGTCCGCCCTGTGCAGCTGGACGTGGAGCTGGTGaaagtggaggtggtggtgatgacgGAGGACGAGCGGGAGCAGGAGGTGGAAGAGACTGTGATTGGTCAGACGGAGTCGCCAGTCGAGCAGGAGGCGTCCAATGAGAGTTCAATGACGTACGGCGACGAATGTGCCGTCACATCTGTGATGCTGCAGGTGGACGGGTCAGACGCCGTTTATGTCATCACATTTAAACTTTAGTGTccataaagatgatcagcgactgtatataaagtcatataagtgaaaatattttaatttaaatgctGTTCTTTCAGctgtaaaataaagtgttgtCTCTTTTTGTCAGGTTGAAGGACTCACCTGGAAACTCAGCGGACCAGTCAGtcacaggtaaaacacacacacacacaaaacagaatcAATCAGTTTATTTTACGAGTTCCCGCCTTTCTTCACAGTCGACCAATCGGATCAGTCGAGCTCTGCGGTCACCGCCAATGCTCTGTACAGCATTTCCCATAATTCTCAGCGGGTGGCTCACAAGTGTCCTGTTTGCAGCAAGTGTTTCATCTACCGTTCTCAGGTGAGTGTTGCAGTGACATGGCTCtgacagcagagggagctgTTGTACAAGTTCTGTCCTCTGTCCGCAGGTGATACGTCACCTGCGCACCAACAGGTCCTGCCGCTCGGCCTTAACGCCAGCCGGAGTTGTGATGATGCAGGATTCACCAGGTGCCTGTGATGAAAAGCCCCGCCCCCCGGAACCCCGCCTCCCGCAGCCCCGCCCCGGCAGGGCCCACTCCTGCTTCCAGTGCAACGCCGTCTTCAAAACCAAAGCCGAGCTCCTGTCGCACCAGCGGAGCCACCGCGCCCGGCCCGTGTATCAGTGTGGTCAGTGTGAGAGGAAGTTCCACCACCTGTCCAGCCTGACCAATCACAAGCAGACGCACCTGGACCGCGGACGCTTCACCTGCGGCCGCTGCCACAAGGCGTTTGGGTCGGCCAAGGAGAGAGACGCCCACCGGCTACAGCACCGGCAGCCCGACCTCACCTGCACCGTGTGCGAGCAGACGTTCAGCTCGCAGATGCAGCTGCTGCGACACCTGCAGACGCACTCtgtggagggggcggagcctcgcTACAGCTGCCGCTTCTGTGAACTGACCTTCTCAGGtacaaactttatttatacaccACCTTCTAAGCAACCAGTAGAATGACGACCCATGTCGTTTGAGCTGATGTTGATCGTGTGACGTCACGTGTCTCTGCAGGTGTGACTCAGCTTCGTATCCACCAGCGCACGCACGCGCTGCGCTCGTACCAGTGCGACCTGTGCAGTAAGACGTACGGCTCGCTGACCGGCCTCCAATCGCACAGGGCCAGCCACGGCGCCGAGAGCCGCTTCCTGTGTTCGCAGTGCGGCAAGCGCTTCAAAACGCGGGGCGGGCTGGAGAGCCACCTGCGGACGCACACGGGGGAGCGTCCTTACCGCTGCCCCTACTGCCCCAAAGACTTTGCCGCGCTCGCCGGCCTCAACGTGCACGTGCGGCGGCACACCGGGGAACGCCCGTACGTGTGCACGGTGTGCGGCAAGGGTTGGCCGTCTGGAGGCGACTTGCAGAAGCACATGAGGATGCACACGGGCGAACGGCCGTACGTCTGCCTTGACTGCGGGAAGGCCTTCGCCATTTCCTGTCACCTGACCGAACACCGGAGGATTCATACCGGTGAGAAACCAGCCATTTGAAatctctgacattttctttctgcacttttaaaactttatttaaaaggTCACTTTGTGTTGAATCAGTTGTTTCAtgtcaatacattttgtgttgttgtgtaggAGAGAAACCCTTCTCGTGTCCTGACTGTGGGAAATGTCTGAGGAGGAAGTTCGACCTGAAGAAACACATGTTGTCTCACAGCAGCGTTCGACCCTTCGCCTGCGTCTTCTGTCCCAAGAGCTACACCCGCAAGACGCACCTGACCCGACACCTGCTGACCCACAGGACGGAGGTCGGCGAGGGGGACATGGGCGGCGGCGACTAAAGCACTCATCATCTGTCTGTTTGCGATGATGTCATAAGACTCATAAGCCGCTGATGGTCGTGTTGTTTACTTTTCCGACGGCGGTTTTATATCTAATTAAACAACAGACACGCTACTGTGATTCTGTAGAATCCAGATCCACTTCAGTCCAGATCTTCTCAGGCTCCACGTCACTTTTTATCATTAACTAATAAAGATCTGATCCAGTCCTGGTTTGTCTGGAGgctcagcagctgctccaggtcAACCAACTCTCAGAGCACAAATGTAAAGATGTAAAGAAAAGTTATGTTAGAGTGTTTTTGTTGCCAAGgagattttgtgtttgtgctgttgaTGTGACTTTTGACAGATGGGAGTCGGAGGCGAGCGTGgtagacaggaagtgagctTTATTTAAGCATTGTGAAAGCAGGAAGTGACGGATGCTTGCGTTTAGTCTTCGTCGTCGGTTCCTTCTTTTCCCGTTTGGTCGATAACTTTCCTCATCCACCTGCTCATCCTGAACAGGTGAGTGTAGAAGCCGTACTTCCCGTCTCGGTCACAGCCCTCGCCCCACGACACGATGCCCATCTGATACCAGCGGTTCTCTGCCGGGTACTGAACAGAGGAACCAGGACCAAAGACCGTCACCTCATCTACAAACCACTGCTTCAGAATCTGATCGACTGAATAGCAActaaaacaatcaaacatttcCTGATCTCCGCTGCTTTTCTTCTGTTATGCTCCACAGATTCTCTCCAGATAAAACAAGAACCTTCAAGGCCTTTCACATCGTTGTCGTctttatttaattgtttcatcacattttcagacatttcatgaaccaatatttatttattttatcaagtAAATGGGTTAATCAACAGGAAATTGTTGCGATATCTGAAACTATAAGATGTTCAATctttctcacctgtgtgtcctGTATGACCAGAATATAAACAGTTAATAACTATCATACAGGATCAATATTGTTACATCTGTCTCACCTTCATCACAAATGGTCCACCGCTGTCTCCCTCACAGG
Encoded proteins:
- the zgc:171422 gene encoding oocyte zinc finger protein XlCOF6 isoform X5; the protein is MASPLPLSSLRLLVPPVRLLAAAMWQVARQQSVKHYGMLEDFVSVVTEAVPQLLTDRQRSLLLLALRAKVTLCDPEEVFNHLDRTRLVSAATVSEQPDEEADEWRSALLTLTDKVTKSPADRRRLLQEVFNQRFDSALQSLVSDFLSRIEQLFPVPDFKQAASWLDAAPDGLEDCLKEADCEDLRELLTNQSCSLGRATTTVGHDTEKILLSAWSHPLFTELTNPEPPPIDTRVQSDALPGAVRPVQLDVELVKVEVVVMTEDEREQEVEETVIGQTESPVEQEASNESSMTYGDECAVTSVMLQVDGLKDSPGNSADQSVTVDQSDQSSSAVTANALYSISHNSQRVAHKCPVCSKCFIYRSQVIRHLRTNRSCRSALTPAGVVMMQDSPGACDEKPRPPEPRLPQPRPGRAHSCFQCNAVFKTKAELLSHQRSHRARPVYQCGQCERKFHHLSSLTNHKQTHLDRGRFTCGRCHKAFGSAKERDAHRLQHRQPDLTCTVCEQTFSSQMQLLRHLQTHSVEGAEPRYSCRFCELTFSGVTQLRIHQRTHALRSYQCDLCSKTYGSLTGLQSHRASHGAESRFLCSQCGKRFKTRGGLESHLRTHTGERPYRCPYCPKDFAALAGLNVHVRRHTGERPYVCTVCGKGWPSGGDLQKHMRMHTGERPYVCLDCGKAFAISCHLTEHRRIHTGEKPFSCPDCGKCLRRKFDLKKHMLSHSSVRPFACVFCPKSYTRKTHLTRHLLTHRTEVGEGDMGGGD
- the zgc:171422 gene encoding oocyte zinc finger protein XlCOF6 isoform X6; translation: MWQVARQQSVKHYGMLEDFVSVVTEAVPQLLTDRQRSLLLLALRAKVTLCDPEEVFNHLDRTRLVSAATVSEQPDEEADEWRSALLTLTDKVTKSPADRRRLLQEVFNQRFDSALQSLVSDFLSRIEQLFPVPDFKQVTLCLSQAASWLDAAPDGLEDCLKEADCEDLRELLTNQSCSLGRATTTVGHDTEKILLSAWSHPLFTELTNPEPPPIDTRVQSDALPGAVRPVQLDVELVKVEVVVMTEDEREQEVEETVIGQTESPVEQEASNESSMTYGDECAVTSVMLQVDGLKDSPGNSADQSVTVDQSDQSSSAVTANALYSISHNSQRVAHKCPVCSKCFIYRSQVIRHLRTNRSCRSALTPAGVVMMQDSPGACDEKPRPPEPRLPQPRPGRAHSCFQCNAVFKTKAELLSHQRSHRARPVYQCGQCERKFHHLSSLTNHKQTHLDRGRFTCGRCHKAFGSAKERDAHRLQHRQPDLTCTVCEQTFSSQMQLLRHLQTHSVEGAEPRYSCRFCELTFSGVTQLRIHQRTHALRSYQCDLCSKTYGSLTGLQSHRASHGAESRFLCSQCGKRFKTRGGLESHLRTHTGERPYRCPYCPKDFAALAGLNVHVRRHTGERPYVCTVCGKGWPSGGDLQKHMRMHTGERPYVCLDCGKAFAISCHLTEHRRIHTGEKPFSCPDCGKCLRRKFDLKKHMLSHSSVRPFACVFCPKSYTRKTHLTRHLLTHRTEVGEGDMGGGD
- the zgc:171422 gene encoding oocyte zinc finger protein XlCOF6 isoform X3, with amino-acid sequence MASPLPLSSLRLLVPPVRLLAAAMWQVARQQSVKHYGMLEDFVSVVTEAVPQLLTDRQRSLLLLALRAKVTLCDPEEVFNHLDRTRLVSAATQPDEEADEWRSALLTLTDKVTKSPADRRRLLQEVFNQRFDSALQSLVSDFLSRIEQLFPVPDFKQVTLCLSQAASWLDAAPDGLEDCLKEADCEDLRELLTNQSCSLGRATTTVGHDTEKILLSAWSHPLFTELTNPEPPPIDTRVQSDALPGAVRPVQLDVELVKVEVVVMTEDEREQEVEETVIGQTESPVEQEASNESSMTYGDECAVTSVMLQVDGLKDSPGNSADQSVTVDQSDQSSSAVTANALYSISHNSQRVAHKCPVCSKCFIYRSQVIRHLRTNRSCRSALTPAGVVMMQDSPGACDEKPRPPEPRLPQPRPGRAHSCFQCNAVFKTKAELLSHQRSHRARPVYQCGQCERKFHHLSSLTNHKQTHLDRGRFTCGRCHKAFGSAKERDAHRLQHRQPDLTCTVCEQTFSSQMQLLRHLQTHSVEGAEPRYSCRFCELTFSGVTQLRIHQRTHALRSYQCDLCSKTYGSLTGLQSHRASHGAESRFLCSQCGKRFKTRGGLESHLRTHTGERPYRCPYCPKDFAALAGLNVHVRRHTGERPYVCTVCGKGWPSGGDLQKHMRMHTGERPYVCLDCGKAFAISCHLTEHRRIHTGEKPFSCPDCGKCLRRKFDLKKHMLSHSSVRPFACVFCPKSYTRKTHLTRHLLTHRTEVGEGDMGGGD
- the zgc:171422 gene encoding oocyte zinc finger protein XlCOF6 isoform X4 — translated: MASPLPLSSLRLLVPPVRLLAAAMWQVARQQSVKHYGMLEDFVSVVTEAVPQLLTDRQRSLLLLALRAKVTLCDPEEVFNHLDRTRLVSAATPDEEADEWRSALLTLTDKVTKSPADRRRLLQEVFNQRFDSALQSLVSDFLSRIEQLFPVPDFKQVTLCLSQAASWLDAAPDGLEDCLKEADCEDLRELLTNQSCSLGRATTTVGHDTEKILLSAWSHPLFTELTNPEPPPIDTRVQSDALPGAVRPVQLDVELVKVEVVVMTEDEREQEVEETVIGQTESPVEQEASNESSMTYGDECAVTSVMLQVDGLKDSPGNSADQSVTVDQSDQSSSAVTANALYSISHNSQRVAHKCPVCSKCFIYRSQVIRHLRTNRSCRSALTPAGVVMMQDSPGACDEKPRPPEPRLPQPRPGRAHSCFQCNAVFKTKAELLSHQRSHRARPVYQCGQCERKFHHLSSLTNHKQTHLDRGRFTCGRCHKAFGSAKERDAHRLQHRQPDLTCTVCEQTFSSQMQLLRHLQTHSVEGAEPRYSCRFCELTFSGVTQLRIHQRTHALRSYQCDLCSKTYGSLTGLQSHRASHGAESRFLCSQCGKRFKTRGGLESHLRTHTGERPYRCPYCPKDFAALAGLNVHVRRHTGERPYVCTVCGKGWPSGGDLQKHMRMHTGERPYVCLDCGKAFAISCHLTEHRRIHTGEKPFSCPDCGKCLRRKFDLKKHMLSHSSVRPFACVFCPKSYTRKTHLTRHLLTHRTEVGEGDMGGGD
- the zgc:171422 gene encoding oocyte zinc finger protein XlCOF6 isoform X1, producing MASPLPLSSLRLLVPPVRLLAAAMWQVARQQSVKHYGMLEDFVSVVTEAVPQLLTDRQRSLLLLALRAKVTLCDPEEVFNHLDRTRLVSAATVSEQPDEEADEWRSALLTLTDKVTKSPADRRRLLQEVFNQRFDSALQSLVSDFLSRIEQLFPVPDFKQVTLCLSQAASWLDAAPDGLEDCLKEADCEDLRELLTNQSCSLGRATTTVGHDTEKILLSAWSHPLFTELTNPEPPPIDTRVQSDALPGAVRPVQLDVELVKVEVVVMTEDEREQEVEETVIGQTESPVEQEASNESSMTYGDECAVTSVMLQVDGLKDSPGNSADQSVTVDQSDQSSSAVTANALYSISHNSQRVAHKCPVCSKCFIYRSQVIRHLRTNRSCRSALTPAGVVMMQDSPGACDEKPRPPEPRLPQPRPGRAHSCFQCNAVFKTKAELLSHQRSHRARPVYQCGQCERKFHHLSSLTNHKQTHLDRGRFTCGRCHKAFGSAKERDAHRLQHRQPDLTCTVCEQTFSSQMQLLRHLQTHSVEGAEPRYSCRFCELTFSGVTQLRIHQRTHALRSYQCDLCSKTYGSLTGLQSHRASHGAESRFLCSQCGKRFKTRGGLESHLRTHTGERPYRCPYCPKDFAALAGLNVHVRRHTGERPYVCTVCGKGWPSGGDLQKHMRMHTGERPYVCLDCGKAFAISCHLTEHRRIHTGEKPFSCPDCGKCLRRKFDLKKHMLSHSSVRPFACVFCPKSYTRKTHLTRHLLTHRTEVGEGDMGGGD
- the zgc:171422 gene encoding oocyte zinc finger protein XlCOF6 isoform X2, translated to MASPLPLSSLRLLVPPVRLLAAAMWQVARQQSVKHYGMLEDFVSVVTEAVPQLLTDRQRSLLLLALRAKVTLCDPEEVFNHLDRTRLVSAATVSEPDEEADEWRSALLTLTDKVTKSPADRRRLLQEVFNQRFDSALQSLVSDFLSRIEQLFPVPDFKQVTLCLSQAASWLDAAPDGLEDCLKEADCEDLRELLTNQSCSLGRATTTVGHDTEKILLSAWSHPLFTELTNPEPPPIDTRVQSDALPGAVRPVQLDVELVKVEVVVMTEDEREQEVEETVIGQTESPVEQEASNESSMTYGDECAVTSVMLQVDGLKDSPGNSADQSVTVDQSDQSSSAVTANALYSISHNSQRVAHKCPVCSKCFIYRSQVIRHLRTNRSCRSALTPAGVVMMQDSPGACDEKPRPPEPRLPQPRPGRAHSCFQCNAVFKTKAELLSHQRSHRARPVYQCGQCERKFHHLSSLTNHKQTHLDRGRFTCGRCHKAFGSAKERDAHRLQHRQPDLTCTVCEQTFSSQMQLLRHLQTHSVEGAEPRYSCRFCELTFSGVTQLRIHQRTHALRSYQCDLCSKTYGSLTGLQSHRASHGAESRFLCSQCGKRFKTRGGLESHLRTHTGERPYRCPYCPKDFAALAGLNVHVRRHTGERPYVCTVCGKGWPSGGDLQKHMRMHTGERPYVCLDCGKAFAISCHLTEHRRIHTGEKPFSCPDCGKCLRRKFDLKKHMLSHSSVRPFACVFCPKSYTRKTHLTRHLLTHRTEVGEGDMGGGD